A region of Carassius auratus strain Wakin chromosome 41, ASM336829v1, whole genome shotgun sequence DNA encodes the following proteins:
- the LOC113059325 gene encoding protein eva-1 homolog B-like, translating into MNVKRKEMDFLSNTIAAYAHVKANPESFGLYFVIGVCFGLVLTLCLLVIRISCKPRTTTAPPTPEKKHLKDYSEEEEEEDEESDDEEEEDAVGLESSIQHSTTEIPMSNHLITPDGTLSRNVFTSAEELERAQRLEERERIIREIWRNGQPDILGTGTGTIGRVHYY; encoded by the exons ATGAATGTGAAAAGGAAGGAGATGGATTTCTTGAGCAACACTATTGCTGCTTATGCTCATGTTAAAG CCAATCCAGAGAGTTTCGGCCTTTACTTTGTCATCGGCGTCTGTTTTGGCCTGGTGCTCACTCTTTGCCTCTTGGTCATTCGGATTTCCTGCAAGCCTCGGACCACTACGGCGCCCCCTACGCCAGAGAAAAAACATCTGAAAGACTatagtgaggaggaggaggaagaagatgagGAGAGCGATgacgaggaggaggaagatgcaGTAGGCCTGGAGTCCTCTATCCAGCACAGCACCACAGAGATCCCCATGAGCAACCACCTCATCACGCCGGACGGGACTCTGAGCAGGAACGTGTTCACCTCAGCTGAGGAGCTGGAGCGGGCACAGCGATTGGAGGAAAGGGAGAGGATCATCAGGGAAATCTGGAGAAACGGACAGCCGGATATTCTGGGAACAGGGACAGGCACTATTGGAAGAGTGCACTACTACTAA